The following proteins are co-located in the Heliorestis convoluta genome:
- the truB gene encoding tRNA pseudouridine(55) synthase TruB, with product MKINGFVNLLKAPGMTSHDVVARARKILQEKRIGHLGTLDPEAAGVLPIAVGQATRLVQFLSGSDKIYRAQLCLGSTTESQDFTGAVLAEKPVPAISTEELQRTLKHFEGTIEQIPPMVSAVSVKGKRLYEYAREGIEVERSSRKVQIYRLEILQFDPEKPEEIIIEVHCSGGTYVRTLCHDIGQVIGCGAHMGWLIRTQSGPFPLSESIPLEALTNEKATTTALSLYQAMEEFPSWEVPEHRLEALQKGLSQYIKGSWTEGQWIRLHHRGQLLAMGQVYQQGERWSCQPKKVFHCSQKVTK from the coding sequence ATGAAGATTAATGGCTTCGTCAATCTACTCAAAGCGCCCGGAATGACATCTCATGATGTGGTGGCCAGAGCACGAAAAATTTTACAAGAGAAGAGGATTGGCCATCTTGGTACTTTAGATCCTGAAGCAGCCGGCGTACTGCCCATTGCTGTGGGACAAGCTACCAGATTGGTCCAATTCCTTAGCGGCTCTGATAAAATATATAGAGCTCAACTTTGCTTAGGTAGCACTACAGAAAGTCAAGACTTTACAGGTGCGGTCCTAGCAGAGAAGCCTGTTCCTGCAATTTCTACTGAGGAACTTCAAAGAACTCTGAAGCATTTCGAAGGAACGATAGAACAGATACCACCTATGGTTTCTGCTGTATCCGTAAAAGGCAAAAGACTCTATGAATACGCACGAGAAGGCATTGAGGTAGAACGTTCTTCCAGGAAAGTGCAGATCTATCGGTTAGAAATTTTACAATTCGATCCAGAAAAACCGGAAGAGATCATTATAGAAGTGCATTGTTCTGGAGGTACCTATGTAAGAACGCTTTGTCATGATATAGGACAAGTTATTGGCTGTGGCGCTCATATGGGATGGCTAATTCGTACACAAAGCGGTCCCTTTCCCCTGTCTGAGAGCATACCGCTAGAAGCATTGACAAATGAAAAAGCAACAACAACAGCCCTATCACTATATCAGGCCATGGAAGAATTTCCGTCGTGGGAAGTACCAGAGCATCGACTTGAAGCGCTACAAAAAGGTCTATCTCAGTATATAAAAGGTTCATGGACAGAAGGGCAGTGGATCCGTCTCCATCATCGTGGTCAGCTTTTAGCAATGGGTCAAGTCTATCAACAAGGTGAACGCTGGAGCTGTCAACCGAAGAAAGTCTTTCACTGCTCTCAAAAAGTAACAAAGTAG
- the rpsO gene encoding 30S ribosomal protein S15 — MVLEGTRKQELIAKHKQHDRDTGSPEVQIAILTDRINYLTNHLRTHKKDHHSRRGLLKMVGQRRSMLRYLKNKDIDRYRKIIGELGLRQ; from the coding sequence ATGGTATTAGAAGGCACTCGTAAGCAAGAGTTGATTGCAAAGCACAAGCAACATGATCGTGATACTGGCTCCCCAGAAGTACAGATCGCCATCCTCACAGATCGGATTAACTACTTGACGAACCACTTAAGAACGCACAAGAAAGATCATCATTCTCGTCGTGGATTGCTTAAAATGGTAGGTCAACGACGTAGTATGTTGCGTTATCTCAAGAACAAAGATATTGATCGCTACCGTAAGATTATTGGAGAACTCGGTTTGCGTCAATAA
- a CDS encoding bifunctional riboflavin kinase/FAD synthetase, with protein MKTIIYKGSFVHNYKDVHVALGNFDGVHQGHCHIIEKLVESSRQRQGTAIVATFDPHPLHVIRSQNPPKLLTPTPVKIELMRQLGVDALLLLSFNEQLAQLSPDEFVDQILQNDLRSQKVMVGFNYSFGRQGVGTSELLEKLGKEKGFDVEIIDAVMIDGEPVSSTRIRNALAEGDLEKASRLLGYRPFIAGKVISGEKRGRKLGFPTMNLQIDRNQLLPRRGVYIAFSTLPGFDTKFATLVNIGVKPTFGNYLESVEAHILDFSGHVYGQTVIVHLLHLIRPEIAFEQVSQLVEQMEKDKAYTRQYLQRQSQHSILEKIRDVKITFLE; from the coding sequence ATGAAGACCATCATCTACAAGGGATCTTTCGTTCATAACTACAAAGATGTACATGTAGCTCTTGGCAACTTTGATGGCGTTCATCAAGGCCATTGCCACATCATTGAAAAACTGGTTGAAAGTAGTCGACAACGACAAGGTACAGCGATTGTCGCAACTTTTGATCCTCATCCATTGCATGTCATAAGATCACAGAATCCACCGAAATTGCTTACACCGACCCCAGTGAAAATAGAATTAATGCGTCAATTAGGTGTTGATGCCCTGCTCTTATTGTCTTTTAACGAGCAATTGGCACAACTATCTCCAGATGAATTTGTTGATCAGATTTTACAAAATGATCTGCGCAGTCAAAAGGTGATGGTTGGATTTAACTATTCTTTTGGTCGCCAAGGAGTAGGAACTTCAGAATTGCTAGAAAAACTAGGCAAAGAAAAGGGCTTTGATGTAGAAATTATTGATGCTGTTATGATCGACGGAGAACCGGTCAGTTCGACGAGGATTCGGAATGCACTAGCAGAAGGTGATCTCGAAAAAGCATCACGACTGTTAGGGTATCGTCCTTTTATTGCAGGAAAAGTGATTTCAGGCGAAAAGCGAGGAAGGAAACTCGGCTTTCCAACGATGAATCTTCAGATTGATAGGAATCAGCTATTGCCTCGACGAGGCGTTTATATTGCTTTTTCCACTTTGCCTGGTTTTGATACGAAATTTGCAACACTTGTAAACATTGGTGTGAAACCTACCTTTGGAAACTATCTAGAAAGTGTGGAAGCACATATTTTAGATTTTTCTGGTCATGTCTATGGCCAGACAGTCATTGTCCACTTGCTCCATTTAATACGTCCCGAAATTGCTTTTGAACAAGTGAGCCAACTTGTTGAACAAATGGAAAAAGACAAAGCTTACACAAGGCAATATTTACAAAGGCAAAGCCAACATAGCATTTTAGAAAAAATCAGGGACGTCAAAATAACTTTTCTAGAATAG